CGGTTATGTACTGGCCTGCCAGTCCCATCCGGCCACGGCCGAAGTGGAGTTGGACTTCGACCGCTGACGCGCGGCCATTCCCTTCCCCTAGAACCTGTTCTATCTTGACGCTCCGTCAGGGCAGTGACAGGAGGGCAGGGCTGTGGACTTCACCTTCACCGAGGAGCAGCAGGCGGCCGTCGAGGCGGCCCGGGGCGTCTTCACGGACGTCACACCCGACCGGGTGCCGAGCCCGGCCCTCACGCCGGGCGCGGTGTCCGACGAGTTCGACCGGCCGCTCTGGGCCGGCCTCGCCGACACCGACCTGCTCGGCCTCGTCCTCGACCCGCGGCACGGCGGCGCCGGACTGGACGTGCTCGCGCTCTGCCTCGTCCTGCGGGAGTCCGCGCGCGTCCTGGCCCGCGTACCCCTGCTGGAACACTCCGCCGTCGCCATGGCCATCGACCGGTACGGCAGCCCCGCGCTCGCCGCCGAACTCCTTCCCCGCGCCGGCCGCGGCGAACTCGTCCTCACCTGCGGCTCCCAGGGCCGCACCGGCCACGACCCCGCCGAACTCGCCGTCACCGCCCGCCGCGACGGCGACGGCGACAGCGCCGCCTGGATCCTCGACGGACTGCACTCCGCCGTCCCCTGGGCCCACTCCGCCGACCTGCTCGCCCTACCCGCGCACACCCCCGACGGCCGCGCCGTCCTCGCCCTCGTCCCCCGCGACCAGGACGGGCTCACCCTCGCCGAGCAGTACTCCACCAACGGCGAACTGCTCGCCGAGGCACGCCTCGACGCGGTACGGCTCGACGGCGACCGGGTCATCGACGCCGACGGCGCCTGGGAATGGCTCCGGGGCGTCCTCGCCACCGGAACCTGCGCGCTCGCCCTCGGCCTCGGCGAGAGCGTGCTCGCGATGACCAGCCAGTACACCGGGAAGCGGGAACAGTTCGGCCACCCCGTGGCCACCTTCCAGGCCGTCGCCGTGCAGGCCGCCGACCGCTACATCGACCTGCGCGCCATGGAGGTCACCCTGTGGCAGGCGGCCTGGCGGATCAGCACCGGGGCGGGCGGAGCACTGCCCGTCGACGGAGACATCGCGGTGGCGAAGATCTGGGCCTCGGAAGGCGTCCGCCGGGTCGTGCAGACCGCGCAGCACCTCCACGGCGGCTTCGGCGCGGACACGGACTACCCGCTGCACCGCTTCCACGCCTGGGCCAAGCACCTGGAGCTGTCGCTCGGCCCCGCCGCGGCGCACGAGCAGACCCTGGGCGACCTGCTGGCCGCACACCCCCTCGGCTGAGCCGCAGGAGCCGGAAGCCGGGCAGTCGCGGCCGTCAGAGGACGTACGCGGCGCCGCCGGCGTCGCTGACCATGGGACGGTTCGCGCCGTCCCAGGCGAGCATGCCGCCGTCGACGTTCACCGCGTCGATGCCCTGCTGCACGAGGTACTGGGTGACCTGCGCCGAGCGGCCGCCGACCCGGCACATCACATAGGCGCGACGTCCTTCGGCCACCGCCTCGGTCACCTCGCCGAACCGCGCCACGAAGTCGCTCATCGGCACGTGCAGCGCGCCCTCGACATGACCGGCCGCCCACTCGTCGTCCTCACGGACGTCGACCACCAGGGCGTCCGCCGGCACGGAGGCGACGTCCACCGAGGGCAGCGGGGCGAAGTTCATGGGTCAGGCCTTCTCTCGTCGGTACGGGTACGGAAAACCTACTGCACCGGCGGGGTCAGCGCGGAAAGCTCCACCTCGCGCTCCGCGACCTGCGCGAGCAGCTGCTCGGCGATCTCCTCCAGGAGCCGGTCCGGGTCGTCCGGGGCCATCTTGAGCATCGCGCCGATGGCGCTCTCCTCCAGTTCCCGGGCGACCACGGTCAGCAGCTCCTTGCGCCGGGCCAGCCAGTCGAGGCGCGCGTACAGCTCCTCGCTCTCGCTCGGCCGCTCGCTCTCCGTCACGGGCCCTGCGGCCCATTCCTCCGACAGCTCGCGCAGCAGCGCCACGTCACCGCGCCCGTAGGCGGCGTTGACCCGCGTGATGAACTCCTCGCGCCGGACCCGTTCCGTCTCGTCCCGGGCAAGGTCGGGGTGCACCTGCCTGGCGAGCTCGCGGTACAGCTTCCGGGCCTCCTCGCTGGGCCGGACGCGCTTCGGCGGCTGCACGGGCCGGCCGGTCAGCATCGCGGCGGCCTCGGGGGACAGCCCGTCGGAGTCGAGCCAGTCGTGGAAGAGCTCGTCGACGCCGGGCATCGGCATCACGGCCGCCCGCGCCTCCCGGGCCCTGCGCAGGTCCTCCGGGTCGCCGCTCCGGGCGGCCCGGGCCTCGGCGATCAGCGCATCCAGCTCGTCGAGCCGCGCGTACATCGGGCCGAGCTTCTGGTGGTGCAGCCGGGAGAAGTTCTCGACCTCGACGCGGAAGGTCTCGACCGCGATCTCGAACTCGATGAGCGCCTGCTCGGCGGCGCGCACGGCCCGCTCCAGCCTGGCCTCGGGCCGTTCCTCGTTCACGTCGCTCACGTCCACGCCGTCGCTCCGACTCGTCACCCACCCAGCCTACGGGCGATCCGGGGAGGGGGGCTCCCCCCTCCCTCCCCCCGCCCCCTCCCCCTGCCCTCCCGCCCCCGGTCGGCTAAACGCCCAGTTCGGCCGCTATGCGGCCGTTGCGGACAGCCGTCAGGAGGTCGGCGTGGTCGGCCTCCGTGCGGTCGGCATAGGCGACCGCGAAGGAGGCCACGGCCTCGTCGAGCTCCTCGCTCTTTCCGCAGTAGCCGGCGAGCAGCCGCGGGTCGACGCTGTGCGCGTGCGCCCGGGCCAGCAGCGCGCCGGTCATGCGGCCGTAGTCGTCGACCTGGTCCGCGGCGAGCGCGGCCGGATCGACGCTGCCCTTCCGGTTCCGGAACTGCCGGACCTGGTACGGCCGGCCCTCCACGGTCGTCCAGCCGAGCAGGATGTCGCTGACCACCTGCATCCGCTTCTGCCCCAGCACCACGCGCCGTCCCTCGTGGCCGGCGTCGGTGACGGCGAACCCGGCGGCGGGCAGGTACGGCAGCAGCGCCGACGGCCGGGCCTCCTTCACCTGGAGCACGAGCGGCTCGCCCCGGTGGTCGAGGAGCAGCACCACGTACGAGCGGGTGCCGACGCTGCCGGTGCCGACGACACGGAACGCCACGTCGTGTATCGCGTACCGGGCGAGCAGCGGCAGTCGGTCCTCCGAGACGGTGCCGAGGTACTCGCCGAGCGAGGCGGCGACGGCGGACGCCTCCTCGTCGGAGACCCGGCGCAGCACGGGCGGGGCGTCGACGAAGCGGCGGCCCTTCGTGCCGTCGGCGTCCGTGACGGCCTCGGTCGACTTGGCGGCGAACCGGGCGCTGGTGTTGTTGCGGGCCTTCTCCGAGACCCGTTCCAGGGTGCCGAGCAGGTCCCGGGCGTCGGTGTGGGAGACGAGTTCCTCGTCCGCGATGGCGTTCCAGGCGTCCAGGGCGGGCAGCTTGGCCAGCAGCCGCATCGTCCTCCGGTACGCGCCGACGGTGTCGAACGCGGCGGCGCGGCAGGTGTCCTCGTCGGCGCCGGCCACCCGTCCGGCGAGGACGAGGGAGGCGGCGAGCCGCTTCACGTCCCACTCCCAGGGCCCGACGACGGTCTCGTCGAAGTCGTTGAGGTCGATGACGAGCCGGCCGCGGGCGTCGCCGTAGAGCCCGAAGTTCGCGGCGTGCGCGTCGCCGCATATCTGCGCGGGGACACCGGTGACGGGCGAGCCGGCGAGGTCGTGGCCCATCAGCCCGGCGGCGCCGCGCAGGAACGCGAACGGGGTGGCGGCCATCCGGCCGACGCGTATCGGCGCGAGTTCGGGGACCCGGCCGCGGCTCGACTCCTCGACGGCCCGCACGGCGTCCGGCCGGTCGTCGGCGAGGACCAGCGCGTCGTGCGTGGAGCGCGGTACGCGCTCGCGCAGCCGCTTGCCGCGCTCCTTGGGGGAGTCGCCCGCTCCCGCCGCCGCGTCGTCCCGCCGCGCGAAGCCGGGGACGACGGGAACGCGCCCGCCTCCCGCGGCACTTCGCTGCTCCGGCACCGCCGCCCGGATCTCGCCCATGGGACGCCCTCCCCGCTCTCGTACAGGTCGCGCGAAGACGCCGCGCAACATCAACTGCCCAGACCGTACCGGCGGTGTCGATCACCCGTCTCCCCCTGTGGACAGCGGGTCCGTTGGGGACATCTCCGTCACTCACACGGCGACGGTCTCCTCCATCTCCTCCTCCGCCTCGGCGGCCGACGGGGGCGCCGAGGCGGCGGCCGGAGCGGCGTCGACGGTCGGGACGACAGCCGGGACTGCGGCTCGGGTGCGACGGGCGACCTCGGCCCGGCCCGCGACGGCCATGACCGCCACACCGACGAGCAGCCAGGCGGCGAGGACGGCCACGTTCCGGCCGAGCCCCTGCCCGTCGAAGTACACGTGGCCGCGCAGGCCCTCGACGAATCCGGCGCCGTTCCAAAAGGCGTGCAGCGAGCCGAAGAAGCCGGGCTGCAGTTCGGGCCGGTAGATCCCGCCGGAGCTGGTGAAGTTGAGCATCACGAACAGCACCATCACGCCGAGCGTCGTCCATCGCTTCAGGAAGGTGTGCAGTCCGACGCCGATGAACAGGATGCCGGCCGCGTACAGCCAGGAGATCGCCCACAGTCCGGCGAGGCCCTGGTCGACGAGGTGGAACACGGGCCCGGCGAAGGCCGCTCCGATCAGGCTGACGACGAGGGACATGCCGGCGGCCAGCAGGGCCCTGATCCTCAGCGGCAGGACGGCGCCGGCGCCGCCGATCACGGCGACGGAGGCGTACGAGCCGATGCTCACCGCGACCAGCAGGAAGAAGATGCCCTGGCCGGTGGGGTCGCCTTCGGAGACGGGGGCGACGTCGGTCACCTTCAGTGGTTCGCCCTGGCCGGCGGCGACCTTGGTGAACACCTTCTCCACGGCCATCGCGCTGGTGTCGGAGGAGGCCGAGGCGACCAGCAGCTCGGGGCGGTCCCCGGGTATGTAGGCGCCGAAGCTGGTCCGGTCCCGCAGTGCGTCGACCGCCCGGTCGCGGTCCGGGACGGTCCGTACGTCGAGGGCGCCGGCGCCCTTGTCGTGCAGGGTCTGGGCGAGGACCTGGGCGCTGGGGCCGGAGCCGACGACGTCGACGCGCAGGTCGTGCGGCTGGGGGGCGTGGAAGGCGCCGAGGTAGGCCAGGCCCATGCCGACGCACATCAGCAGCGGGGTGATCAGGTGTCCGAGCACGTGCCGCAGTGCCCCGGCGGTGCCGGGCGCGCCGGGCGTTGCGGATGCCGTTGGTGTCCCTGCGGGCATGGGGAGGACCTCCACGAGGATCGATGGTTGGCTTTTACAACCGAATAACCGTTGCACTATACACTCAAAATGTTGTGTTATACAACTGAACGCGGAGCCCGCCCCGCCCCTGCCCGGAAGCGGCGGGCGGGGTACAACGGGCGAGGTAGAAGTAATAGAGGGACAGCCGCAGACAGAAGGAGCGCACCATGCCAGGCGCGCGCGACGCATCCGTCGACATCATCCAGCGTGAGCTGACGGCGTTCGCCCGCCGCGCCCGCGCGGCCGCCGCGCGGGTCCACCCGGAGCTGTCGCTCGTCTCCTACACGCTGCTCTCCCACATCGAGGACCAGCAGGGCTGCCGGGCGACGGACCTCGCCGCGCACTACCTCCTGGACAAGTCCACCGTCAGCCGCCAGATCGCCGCCCTGGAGAAGATGGGCCTGGTCGAGCGCCGCCCCGACCCGGACGACCACCGTGTGCAGGTCCTGCACCCCACCGAAGCGGGCAGCGCGATGCTCGCCGCCGCGCAGGCCAGCCGCCTGGCCGCCTACCAGGAACGGCTCAAGGACTGGTCCTCCGACGACCTCGACCGTTTCGCCGCCCTGCTGCTCCGCTACAACGCCGCCGGTACCGCCGGCCTCCCCACCCCCGGCGGCCCCTCCACCCGCTGAAGCCCGGGCGAAGCAACCGGCTCGGCCCCCGCGGGCCGCCGCCGCGGAGCACCGCGTCCCGTGCGCTTCCTCAGAGCACCGCGTCCCGTGCCCTTCCTCAGAGCCCCGCGTCCCGCGCGAGCAGCGCAGCCTGCACCCGGTTCTCGCAGTCGAGTTTGGCCAGGATGCGGCTCACGTACGTCTTCACGGTGCCCTCGCTCATGTGCAGCCGTCTGCCCGCGTCCGCGTTGGACAGGCCCTCGCCGAGGAGCGCGAGCACCGCCCGCTCCCGGTCGCTCAGCCCGGCGACCCGCCCCCGCGCCTCCTCGGCCCGTGCCGCCTCCCGCCCGGACGCCAGCCGGTCCACGACGTGCCGGGTCGCCGCCGGCGAGAGGTACGCGTCCCCCGCCGCCGTCGCCCGCACGGCGCGGATCAGCTCGGCCGGCGCGGTGTCCTTCAGCAGGAAACCGACGCTGCCGTGCTCCAGCGCCCGCAGCACGTTCTCCCGCTCGCCGAACGTCGTCAGCACGATGACCCGCGCCGCCGGCACCGCCCGCCGCAGCTCCGGCAGCGCCGCGAGCCCGTCGAGGACCGGCATCTGGATGTCGAGGAGCACCACGTCCGCCGCGTGCGTCCGGGCCGCCTCGACCGCCTCCCGGCCGTTCGCCGCCTCCGCGACGACCTCGATCTCCGGGTCGGAGGTGAGGATCATCCGGATCCCGGCCCTGATCAGCGGCTCGTCGTCGGCGACCACCACCCTGATGCGGCGCGCTGTCACGGCCACCCCCTTCCCCCGTCCCGGCTAGCGCCTGACGTCGTACGCCTTCTTCTCGATCAGCTTGCCGTCCTTGAAGCAGAACCGGAAAACCGGCTCCGTCTCGACGGTGATGTCGTCCGGGACGTCCGAGGACATCAGCACCAGGCATTGGGACCCCTCCGGCTCCGCCGGCCCCTTGCCGTGCAGCCCCGAGGTGGCGACCGAGTCGCCGCTGGGCAGCTGGTTCCGGACGTCCTGCTCGGCCGTGCCGACCGTGATCGCCTCGTACTGCTGCGGGTCGATCATCGCCTTGTCCACCGCGCTCATCAGGAAGAAGATCCCGAAGCCTCCCGCGATCACCAGCAGCACCAGCGCCGCGGCGGCTATGCCGCAGCCCAGCGCCACGCCGCCCGTCCTGCTCCTGGGGGTCCCACCCTCGCGCAGTGCCATCGTCAGCTCCCGTTCCGTGAGGCTCAGGTCGGACAGCGGGTCCGCCTGCCAGTTCATGACGGGATCACCTTCGCGCGGCGGGAGGCTCGTCGACTGCTGCCGGAAGTCGTCGGCGGCATCGACCAAAGGCGCGGCTTCCACCGCCCCGTACGGCAGCACCCCGGCGACCCTGAACCCGCCGCCGTCCACCGGCCCGGCGTGCACCATTCCGCCGACCAGCCGGGCCCGCTCGTGCAGCCCCGTCAGCCCCTGCCCGCCGCTCACCACGTCCCCGGCGGGCCCCGCGGGGGGCCCGTTGACGATCTCGACGACGAAGGCGTCGGGCTCGTGGCGGAGTTCCACGCCGATCGGCGCACCCGGCGCGTGCTTGTACGCGTTGGTCAGCGCCTCCTGCACGATCCGGTACGCCGCGTGGTCGGCCGCCGCCATCAGCGGCGGGCCCTCCCCGGCCCGCCGCAGCTCCACTTCCTTCCCGGCGGCCCGCCCGGCCTCCACCAGCGCCTCGATGCCGGCCGTCCCCCGCCGGGACTCGTCCACGGCGCCGGTGCCCGCCGGCCCGGGCGCCACGGGCGCCTCGGTCCCGTCGCGCAGGATGCCGACGACCTGGCGCAGTTCGTGCATGGCCGCCACCGACGCGTTGCGCAGCACGCCGACCGCCTCGCGCTGGCGGCCGGTCAGCTCGGGGTCCACCTCCAGCGCGCCGGTGTGCACGGAGATCAGCGCCAGTTGGTGGCCGAGGCTGTCGTGCATGTCCTGCGCGATCCGCTGCCGTTCCCGCAGCCGGGCCTGCAGCGCGACCATCGACCGTTCCCGCAGCAGCCGGCTGTTGCGGTCCTGCAGGGCGTGCAGCAGCGTCCGCCGCTGGATCCAGTACCGGTGGGCGAGGCCCGGGACGACGGTCGTCGCGAGGAAGTAGAGGGTGGACACGAACGCCAGCCGCAGCGCGGCCTGCCAGTCCCAGGTGTTCAGCAGCGTCGTGCCGACGTAGAGCACGTACGAGGCCGTGAACGCGGCAAGCGCCCGCCCCGCCTCGCCGATGTGCCGTCCCGCCGACCAGCCGACCAGCATGAGAAGGACCACGTACCCGGGCAGCAGCGGCCCGAGGCATCCGGTGACGACCAGGACGGAGGCGGGGAACCGGCGGCGCAGCAGGGACAGGACCGTGGCGCTCGCCGCGACCGCGGCGGGCCGCCAGCCGTCCCCGCCGAGTATCTCCTCGGTGCCGGCAGCGAGCACGGCCATGAGCAGCGCCAGCACCGCCTCGCCCGCGGTCCGCCGCCGGGTCCACGGCTCCGGGCCCACGAGCCACCGCCATGCGGCGCCCGCCCCGCCCCTGATCTTCGATGACGCTTCCACGCCCGCACGATAGGCAGCGGCCCGTACCGGACGCGTCCCACTTTCGTCCCGCTCCGGCGCGACGAAGGTCGCTCATCTCACAGCACGCACAAACGCGGAAGCCCCGTAGGTCTTCCGACCTACGGGGCTTCCGTCTGGTGCGCGAGGGGGGAGTTGAACCCCCACGCCCTTGCGGGCACTGGAACCTGAATCCAGCGCGTCTGCCTATTCCGCCACCCGCGCATTGGGTGTGTCTCCTGGGCTTCCGGGTTTTTCCGGCCGGTCTCCCTGGCGACATCTGAAGATTAGCACGTCGCAGACCGTGGATTCACATCCGTTTGTTTGGACTCGGTCTCCGGCGAACAGGACCAGGCTCAGGAGGGGCTGCGGGACACTGTCCTGAGGCCGCCTCTACGATCCGTGTGAGAGGTGACACTCGTCCACAGGGCAGAGAAGGGGAACCAGCCGATT
This sequence is a window from Streptomyces sp. HUAS YS2. Protein-coding genes within it:
- a CDS encoding sensor histidine kinase encodes the protein MEASSKIRGGAGAAWRWLVGPEPWTRRRTAGEAVLALLMAVLAAGTEEILGGDGWRPAAVAASATVLSLLRRRFPASVLVVTGCLGPLLPGYVVLLMLVGWSAGRHIGEAGRALAAFTASYVLYVGTTLLNTWDWQAALRLAFVSTLYFLATTVVPGLAHRYWIQRRTLLHALQDRNSRLLRERSMVALQARLRERQRIAQDMHDSLGHQLALISVHTGALEVDPELTGRQREAVGVLRNASVAAMHELRQVVGILRDGTEAPVAPGPAGTGAVDESRRGTAGIEALVEAGRAAGKEVELRRAGEGPPLMAAADHAAYRIVQEALTNAYKHAPGAPIGVELRHEPDAFVVEIVNGPPAGPAGDVVSGGQGLTGLHERARLVGGMVHAGPVDGGGFRVAGVLPYGAVEAAPLVDAADDFRQQSTSLPPREGDPVMNWQADPLSDLSLTERELTMALREGGTPRSRTGGVALGCGIAAAALVLLVIAGGFGIFFLMSAVDKAMIDPQQYEAITVGTAEQDVRNQLPSGDSVATSGLHGKGPAEPEGSQCLVLMSSDVPDDITVETEPVFRFCFKDGKLIEKKAYDVRR
- a CDS encoding acyl-CoA dehydrogenase family protein, encoding MDFTFTEEQQAAVEAARGVFTDVTPDRVPSPALTPGAVSDEFDRPLWAGLADTDLLGLVLDPRHGGAGLDVLALCLVLRESARVLARVPLLEHSAVAMAIDRYGSPALAAELLPRAGRGELVLTCGSQGRTGHDPAELAVTARRDGDGDSAAWILDGLHSAVPWAHSADLLALPAHTPDGRAVLALVPRDQDGLTLAEQYSTNGELLAEARLDAVRLDGDRVIDADGAWEWLRGVLATGTCALALGLGESVLAMTSQYTGKREQFGHPVATFQAVAVQAADRYIDLRAMEVTLWQAAWRISTGAGGALPVDGDIAVAKIWASEGVRRVVQTAQHLHGGFGADTDYPLHRFHAWAKHLELSLGPAAAHEQTLGDLLAAHPLG
- a CDS encoding DUF2252 domain-containing protein — its product is MGEIRAAVPEQRSAAGGGRVPVVPGFARRDDAAAGAGDSPKERGKRLRERVPRSTHDALVLADDRPDAVRAVEESSRGRVPELAPIRVGRMAATPFAFLRGAAGLMGHDLAGSPVTGVPAQICGDAHAANFGLYGDARGRLVIDLNDFDETVVGPWEWDVKRLAASLVLAGRVAGADEDTCRAAAFDTVGAYRRTMRLLAKLPALDAWNAIADEELVSHTDARDLLGTLERVSEKARNNTSARFAAKSTEAVTDADGTKGRRFVDAPPVLRRVSDEEASAVAASLGEYLGTVSEDRLPLLARYAIHDVAFRVVGTGSVGTRSYVVLLLDHRGEPLVLQVKEARPSALLPYLPAAGFAVTDAGHEGRRVVLGQKRMQVVSDILLGWTTVEGRPYQVRQFRNRKGSVDPAALAADQVDDYGRMTGALLARAHAHSVDPRLLAGYCGKSEELDEAVASFAVAYADRTEADHADLLTAVRNGRIAAELGV
- a CDS encoding J domain-containing protein, whose translation is MTSRSDGVDVSDVNEERPEARLERAVRAAEQALIEFEIAVETFRVEVENFSRLHHQKLGPMYARLDELDALIAEARAARSGDPEDLRRAREARAAVMPMPGVDELFHDWLDSDGLSPEAAAMLTGRPVQPPKRVRPSEEARKLYRELARQVHPDLARDETERVRREEFITRVNAAYGRGDVALLRELSEEWAAGPVTESERPSESEELYARLDWLARRKELLTVVARELEESAIGAMLKMAPDDPDRLLEEIAEQLLAQVAEREVELSALTPPVQ
- a CDS encoding rhodanese-like domain-containing protein, whose translation is MNFAPLPSVDVASVPADALVVDVREDDEWAAGHVEGALHVPMSDFVARFGEVTEAVAEGRRAYVMCRVGGRSAQVTQYLVQQGIDAVNVDGGMLAWDGANRPMVSDAGGAAYVL
- a CDS encoding MarR family winged helix-turn-helix transcriptional regulator, which codes for MPGARDASVDIIQRELTAFARRARAAAARVHPELSLVSYTLLSHIEDQQGCRATDLAAHYLLDKSTVSRQIAALEKMGLVERRPDPDDHRVQVLHPTEAGSAMLAAAQASRLAAYQERLKDWSSDDLDRFAALLLRYNAAGTAGLPTPGGPSTR
- a CDS encoding response regulator transcription factor; its protein translation is MTARRIRVVVADDEPLIRAGIRMILTSDPEIEVVAEAANGREAVEAARTHAADVVLLDIQMPVLDGLAALPELRRAVPAARVIVLTTFGERENVLRALEHGSVGFLLKDTAPAELIRAVRATAAGDAYLSPAATRHVVDRLASGREAARAEEARGRVAGLSDRERAVLALLGEGLSNADAGRRLHMSEGTVKTYVSRILAKLDCENRVQAALLARDAGL